The following coding sequences lie in one Eptesicus fuscus isolate TK198812 chromosome 25, DD_ASM_mEF_20220401, whole genome shotgun sequence genomic window:
- the NIPA1 gene encoding magnesium transporter NIPA1 isoform X1, which produces MGTAAAAAAAAAAAGEGARSPSPAAVSLGLGVAVVSSLVNGSTFVLQKKGIVRAKRRGTSYLTDVVWWAGTIAMAVGQIGNFLAYTAVPTVLVTPLGALGVPFGSILASYLLKEKLNILGKLGCLLSCAGSVVLIIHSPKSESVTTQAELEEKLTNPVFVGYLCVVLLTLLLLIFWIAPAHGPTNIMVYISICSLLGSFTVPSTKGIGLAAQDLLHNNPSSRRALCLCLVLLAVLGCSIIVQFRYINKALECFDSSVFGAIYYVVFTTLVLLASAILFREWSNVGLVDSLGMACGFTTVSVGIVLIQVFKEFNFSLGEMNKPNLKAD; this is translated from the exons ATGGGgactgcggcggcggcggcggcggcagcggcggcggccggggagggggcgcgcAGCCCGAGCCCCGCGGCCGTGTCGCTCGGCTTGGGCGTGGCCGTCGTGTCGAGCCTGGTGAACGGGTCCACGTTCGTGCTGCAGAAGAAGGGCATCGTGCGCGCCAAGCGGCGAG GCACCTCCTACTTAACAGACGTGGTGTGGTGGGCAGGCACCATCGCAA TGGCTGTCGGCCAGATCGGAAACTTCCTGGCTTACACGGCGGTGCCCACAGTCCTGGTGACGCCCCTGGGTGCCCTCGGCGTGCCGTTCGG GTCCATTTTAGCCTCGTACCTCCTGAAAGAGAAGCTCAACATCCTGGGCAAGTTGGGGTGTCTGCTCAGCTGTGCGGGCTCTGTCGTGCTGATCATCCACTCCCCGAAGTCCGAGAGTGTGACCACGCAGGCCGAGCTGGAGGAGAAGCTGACCAACCCAG TGTTCGTGGGCTACCTGTGCGTCGTGCTGCTCACGCTGCTGCTGCTCATCTTCTGGATCGCGCCGGCGCACGGGCCCACCAACATCATGGTCTACATCAGCatctgctccctgctggggagCTTCACCGTGCCTTCCACCAAGGGCATCGGGCTGGCCGCCCAGGACCTGCTGCACAACAACCCGAGCAGCCGGCGCGCCCTGTGCCTCTGCCTGGTGCTGCTGGCCGTGCTGGGCTGCAGCATCATCGTGCAGTTCCGCTACATCAACAAGGCGCTCGAGTGCTTCGACTCGTCCGTGTTCGGGGCCATCTACTACGTGGTCTTCACCACGCTGGTCCTGCTGGCCTCCGCCATCCTCTTCCGCGAGTGGAGCAACGTGGGCCTGGTGGACTCGCTGGGCATGGCCTGCGGCTTCACCACCGTGTCCGTGGGCATCGTCCTCATCCAGGTGTTCAAGGAGTTCAACTTCAGCCTCGGGGAGATGAACAAGCCCAACCTGAAGGCGGACtag
- the NIPA1 gene encoding magnesium transporter NIPA1 isoform X2, translating into MAVGQIGNFLAYTAVPTVLVTPLGALGVPFGSILASYLLKEKLNILGKLGCLLSCAGSVVLIIHSPKSESVTTQAELEEKLTNPVFVGYLCVVLLTLLLLIFWIAPAHGPTNIMVYISICSLLGSFTVPSTKGIGLAAQDLLHNNPSSRRALCLCLVLLAVLGCSIIVQFRYINKALECFDSSVFGAIYYVVFTTLVLLASAILFREWSNVGLVDSLGMACGFTTVSVGIVLIQVFKEFNFSLGEMNKPNLKAD; encoded by the exons TGGCTGTCGGCCAGATCGGAAACTTCCTGGCTTACACGGCGGTGCCCACAGTCCTGGTGACGCCCCTGGGTGCCCTCGGCGTGCCGTTCGG GTCCATTTTAGCCTCGTACCTCCTGAAAGAGAAGCTCAACATCCTGGGCAAGTTGGGGTGTCTGCTCAGCTGTGCGGGCTCTGTCGTGCTGATCATCCACTCCCCGAAGTCCGAGAGTGTGACCACGCAGGCCGAGCTGGAGGAGAAGCTGACCAACCCAG TGTTCGTGGGCTACCTGTGCGTCGTGCTGCTCACGCTGCTGCTGCTCATCTTCTGGATCGCGCCGGCGCACGGGCCCACCAACATCATGGTCTACATCAGCatctgctccctgctggggagCTTCACCGTGCCTTCCACCAAGGGCATCGGGCTGGCCGCCCAGGACCTGCTGCACAACAACCCGAGCAGCCGGCGCGCCCTGTGCCTCTGCCTGGTGCTGCTGGCCGTGCTGGGCTGCAGCATCATCGTGCAGTTCCGCTACATCAACAAGGCGCTCGAGTGCTTCGACTCGTCCGTGTTCGGGGCCATCTACTACGTGGTCTTCACCACGCTGGTCCTGCTGGCCTCCGCCATCCTCTTCCGCGAGTGGAGCAACGTGGGCCTGGTGGACTCGCTGGGCATGGCCTGCGGCTTCACCACCGTGTCCGTGGGCATCGTCCTCATCCAGGTGTTCAAGGAGTTCAACTTCAGCCTCGGGGAGATGAACAAGCCCAACCTGAAGGCGGACtag